The Parashewanella spongiae genome has a window encoding:
- a CDS encoding TonB-dependent receptor domain-containing protein encodes MHANPSLTKAIRFALISSASLATITSGYANAADGDKVERIQVTGSRIQRTDLETANPITVFDAKDIEQTGVSTISDFLRTNVAAGGFNESSTLSQAAGASSVGLRGFSSDFTLILLNGHRLPKNSAGGIFTDINQIPLAAVKRIDILPDGASAIYGSDAVAGVINIITKTDFEGLALSAKYGAAVEHFDANEANFSIVGGASNEKTNLLFTAEHFERDKVMASDRELGGSAYIPGHPGGEGRSSFGIPGFTSISVKDGVTIPGITDGDIGSKAWSDCPADQISNGRCRYDFAPLYQLQPESERQSIYTQLTHQAMDDLILRGEFRYSRAYTLTSNAPAPGVIDVSNSPFLNDFLRDDRFGGDATKAQAIMDAIAAGNASVSVGRRYLDFPNREKDNTNETFEAVAGFNYTINDDWGLDFNIGHSRLTNRQIGAAGQLLEQQVEDAFNSSNAVLNPFKKNTCEGLSAEDCITLQSTLDSLQAAIHRTGEYTINFSTLTVSGLPGVELPGGEIGVAAGIDTRREQYIDRSDPSSVAGEVIGGAASNGGGSFENYAGFVELSLPVIEGMDVNLAARYDKADWGISDEGKATYSAKISYRPIDDLLLRGSYGTGFKAPNLSDLFLSSSEGVVRAIDTTLCNAAGNDQTNGDCQLQEINSQSGGNPALTSETSKSYNVGAVYQVTDELSAALDYWSLEVDNIVGSLGVQEILNIEAKPVKTPEEQELIDQLISRDPNTGRVDSTSDGFVKSNLQNLNAQNAKGLTYSVDYTSELSGGDFGANLKIEQYLSRESQAAPGQPLCDSIKDDAARKYRVNGGVSYGANDYEVSLNMRFLPGFDDYDQRNTIEDTCELIGHYNANTKLNDDGHITSAGDPQHVASYFQMDLTSTYHFLEDNSVTFGVRNILDKQPVFSSPKNWPFYDQGSYDNIGRFVYLQIDSKF; translated from the coding sequence TCCATCGTTAACCAAAGCAATCCGCTTTGCGTTAATTTCCAGTGCAAGTTTGGCAACTATAACTTCAGGTTATGCCAATGCAGCTGACGGAGACAAAGTTGAAAGGATTCAAGTAACAGGTTCACGTATCCAACGAACAGATTTAGAAACGGCTAATCCAATTACCGTTTTTGATGCCAAAGACATTGAACAAACTGGTGTATCTACCATTTCAGATTTTTTACGAACCAATGTTGCGGCTGGCGGTTTTAATGAGTCATCGACGTTAAGCCAAGCTGCAGGAGCCTCATCCGTAGGTTTAAGAGGGTTTAGCTCTGACTTTACTTTAATCCTGCTTAACGGCCATCGTCTGCCGAAAAACTCCGCTGGGGGTATTTTTACTGATATTAACCAAATACCTCTCGCCGCTGTTAAGCGTATTGATATTCTCCCAGATGGTGCATCGGCCATTTATGGCTCTGATGCGGTTGCGGGTGTTATCAACATTATTACTAAAACAGATTTTGAAGGTCTCGCCTTATCAGCTAAATATGGCGCAGCCGTTGAGCATTTTGATGCTAATGAAGCCAACTTTTCCATTGTTGGTGGTGCAAGCAACGAGAAAACTAACCTACTTTTCACTGCAGAACATTTTGAACGTGATAAAGTTATGGCGTCCGATCGAGAGCTAGGCGGAAGCGCGTATATACCAGGCCACCCTGGAGGTGAAGGCCGATCTAGCTTTGGGATTCCTGGTTTTACCAGCATCAGTGTGAAAGATGGAGTGACCATTCCGGGTATCACCGATGGTGATATAGGCTCAAAAGCTTGGTCTGATTGCCCTGCCGATCAGATATCAAATGGCCGCTGCCGATATGATTTTGCGCCACTTTATCAATTGCAACCAGAATCTGAACGTCAATCAATCTATACTCAGCTCACTCATCAAGCGATGGACGATTTAATATTAAGAGGGGAGTTTAGATATTCAAGAGCATATACCCTTACCTCAAATGCCCCAGCTCCCGGTGTTATTGATGTTTCGAACAGTCCGTTTTTAAATGACTTTTTACGTGATGACCGATTTGGTGGTGATGCCACTAAAGCGCAAGCTATTATGGACGCGATTGCTGCTGGCAACGCTTCTGTGAGTGTTGGACGGCGTTATCTTGACTTCCCAAACCGTGAAAAAGACAATACCAATGAAACTTTCGAAGCAGTAGCTGGTTTCAACTACACAATCAATGATGACTGGGGACTTGATTTCAATATTGGCCACTCAAGACTGACAAATCGCCAGATTGGTGCTGCTGGACAATTGTTGGAACAACAAGTCGAAGACGCCTTTAACTCTTCTAACGCTGTGTTAAATCCTTTCAAGAAAAATACTTGTGAGGGGTTAAGTGCAGAGGATTGTATAACGCTTCAAAGCACACTAGATAGCTTGCAAGCTGCTATTCATCGTACAGGTGAATACACCATTAATTTTTCTACTTTAACGGTAAGTGGCCTTCCTGGGGTTGAGTTACCTGGTGGTGAGATTGGGGTTGCTGCAGGTATTGATACTCGCCGAGAACAATATATCGATCGCTCAGATCCAAGTTCTGTTGCTGGTGAGGTTATTGGTGGTGCAGCTTCAAATGGTGGCGGTAGCTTTGAAAACTATGCCGGCTTCGTAGAACTGTCGTTACCTGTCATTGAAGGAATGGACGTCAATTTAGCTGCTCGTTATGACAAAGCTGACTGGGGCATTTCTGACGAAGGAAAAGCCACTTACTCAGCAAAAATATCCTACCGACCAATTGATGACTTATTGTTACGAGGATCATACGGTACCGGCTTTAAAGCACCTAATTTATCTGATTTGTTCCTCTCATCATCTGAAGGTGTGGTAAGAGCAATTGATACCACCCTTTGTAATGCTGCGGGTAATGATCAAACAAACGGCGACTGCCAGTTACAAGAAATAAATTCTCAAAGCGGTGGTAACCCAGCTCTCACATCTGAAACTTCAAAGTCATATAATGTCGGTGCCGTTTATCAAGTCACAGATGAACTTTCTGCAGCTTTAGATTATTGGTCCTTGGAAGTTGACAATATTGTTGGCTCTTTAGGGGTACAAGAAATTCTTAATATTGAAGCTAAACCAGTCAAAACACCTGAGGAACAGGAGCTGATAGACCAATTGATAAGTCGCGATCCCAATACAGGTCGGGTAGATTCCACCAGTGATGGTTTTGTGAAAAGTAACTTACAGAATTTGAATGCTCAGAATGCCAAAGGATTAACATATTCTGTCGATTACACATCAGAGCTGTCTGGTGGTGATTTTGGTGCAAACCTTAAAATTGAGCAGTATTTATCAAGAGAGTCGCAAGCCGCTCCTGGGCAACCACTCTGCGACAGTATAAAAGACGATGCTGCAAGAAAATATCGTGTTAATGGCGGTGTAAGTTACGGTGCTAATGATTACGAAGTTTCGTTAAATATGCGTTTTTTACCTGGGTTTGATGATTATGACCAACGCAATACCATCGAAGATACATGCGAACTGATTGGTCATTATAATGCCAATACCAAGTTAAACGATGATGGGCATATTACTTCAGCAGGAGATCCACAACACGTTGCTTCCTACTTTCAAATGGATTTAACCAGTACATATCACTTCTTAGAAGATAACTCGGTTACCTTTGGAGTTCGCAATATTTTAGATAAACAACCTGTTTTTAGTTCGCCCAAAAATTGGCCGTTCTATGACCAAGGCAGTTACGACAACATAGGGCGCTTTGTGTATTTACAAATTGATTCCAAGTTTTAG
- a CDS encoding c-type cytochrome, whose product MFIQKWINALLLIVFTCTVQAKLEPNAEIQFSVHDKTTTFTLAEIQKALPTYTVTLFNPVYKKTITYRAFKFRQVAKLANIDIMKAQQTSIISKDDYQAVLERSILVKYPNPWLAFEELGAPKEQAFTLAHEGVATSNPAPFYLLWQESSSYKMFPWPYAINHIVVNNEYDPYFEVTPAIQENKDIQHGFALFKVKCIACHSINLVGGKVGPELNIPKNITEYRNLDFLQQWIKDSNAFRARSKMPSFSELSDQDIESILAYIESMKTRKATEKLDDL is encoded by the coding sequence ATGTTTATTCAAAAGTGGATTAATGCCTTATTGCTAATTGTTTTCACATGTACAGTTCAAGCTAAACTTGAACCGAATGCTGAAATACAGTTCAGTGTTCATGATAAAACAACCACCTTCACTTTAGCTGAAATCCAAAAAGCGCTGCCAACCTATACTGTTACTTTGTTTAATCCGGTTTACAAAAAAACGATAACTTATCGGGCGTTTAAGTTTAGACAGGTCGCTAAGCTCGCCAATATAGATATTATGAAGGCACAGCAAACATCAATCATTTCTAAGGATGATTATCAGGCAGTTTTAGAACGCTCTATACTGGTTAAGTATCCAAACCCTTGGCTCGCATTTGAAGAGTTGGGAGCCCCGAAGGAGCAAGCCTTCACTCTGGCCCATGAAGGCGTGGCCACTTCAAACCCTGCGCCATTCTATTTATTGTGGCAAGAATCTAGTTCATACAAAATGTTTCCTTGGCCTTACGCCATTAACCATATTGTAGTTAATAATGAATACGACCCATATTTTGAAGTCACCCCTGCTATACAAGAAAACAAAGACATTCAGCATGGATTTGCTCTGTTTAAAGTAAAGTGTATCGCTTGTCATTCGATTAACTTAGTAGGCGGAAAAGTAGGGCCGGAATTGAATATTCCTAAAAATATAACTGAATATAGAAACTTAGATTTTTTGCAACAATGGATAAAAGACTCAAATGCTTTTAGGGCGAGAAGCAAGATGCCAAGTTTTAGTGAACTATCGGATCAAGATATAGAAAGTATATTGGCTTATATTGAATCCATGAAAACTCGTAAAGCTACTGAAAAATTAGATGATCTTTGA
- the focA gene encoding formate transporter FocA, with protein sequence MNPNQFDLPLPEQAAKQAAEVGAGKAKKNQFKSFLLAIAAGAHIAIAFVFYTSVTTGTSELAWGPIHFMGGLAFSLGLILVTVTGGELFTSSVLTVVAKASGKISWLQLIRNWIVVYFGNLVGALLLVLAMLAAKQYMFAGGQVGLNTMNIASHKLHHDFWQAVMLGIMCNVLVCVAVWMTYSAKSITDKIMVMILPVAMFVSAGFEHCIANMFQVPLAIAIKTFAPVQFWQGIGMTAADFPELTLSTFVINNLIPVTIGNIIGGGLFVGLFYWAIYLRKSNS encoded by the coding sequence ATGAATCCAAACCAATTTGATTTACCATTACCTGAACAAGCTGCAAAACAGGCGGCCGAAGTGGGTGCGGGTAAAGCCAAAAAAAATCAATTTAAATCATTTCTTCTCGCGATAGCAGCGGGGGCGCACATCGCAATAGCCTTTGTTTTTTATACCTCGGTTACCACTGGAACATCTGAACTTGCTTGGGGGCCAATACATTTTATGGGTGGGTTAGCTTTTAGTTTGGGGCTCATTTTGGTGACAGTTACAGGAGGTGAGCTGTTTACGAGTTCTGTGTTAACCGTTGTCGCTAAAGCGAGTGGCAAGATAAGCTGGCTTCAATTGATTCGGAACTGGATTGTTGTGTATTTTGGCAATTTAGTCGGAGCTTTGTTACTCGTGCTTGCTATGCTAGCTGCTAAACAATATATGTTTGCTGGTGGTCAAGTGGGTTTAAATACGATGAATATTGCGTCCCATAAATTACACCATGATTTTTGGCAGGCAGTAATGCTCGGCATTATGTGTAATGTATTAGTGTGTGTAGCGGTTTGGATGACATATAGCGCTAAAAGTATCACCGATAAAATCATGGTCATGATTTTACCCGTAGCTATGTTTGTTTCAGCAGGCTTTGAGCATTGTATCGCTAACATGTTTCAAGTTCCTCTTGCTATTGCGATCAAAACATTTGCTCCTGTACAATTCTGGCAGGGAATTGGAATGACGGCCGCTGATTTTCCTGAATTAACGCTTTCTACTTTTGTTATCAATAACCTTATTCCAGTGACCATTGGCAACATTATTGGCGGCGGCTTATTTGTGGGATTATTCTATTGGGCTATTTATTTAAGGAAAAGTAATAGCTGA